Proteins encoded by one window of Clostridium cagae:
- a CDS encoding fructose-specific PTS transporter subunit EIIC — translation MDLKKMTNEKLILLNQTCGNKEEVIKKLIEKLYEEKVITSKEGFFDVVMEREAHSPTGLERGVAIPHGKSEIVKKAAFAVARLEKPLTDWESVTEDNNVDLVFLLAIPKSEEGSTHLKLLAELSSALMYEDFTTNIKNAKNSKQLLEALDYKKADNEVKEYNKTILAITACAAGIAHTYMSAEALEKAGKEMGVRVLVEKQGANGIEDKHKVADIKNADGVIFACDIAAKNVERYNGKNFIKVKVAEPLKDSKALIERVLNNPDGKVKGDVQEASSESDKPKGLFSEMMEAIMTGISYMIPVIVAAGLMMGIAKLWAMGIGQIDNLGTFAESTNQLHVFLHYLDKFGGLIFKFIYPIFAAYVAYSIADRPGIVPGFIGGVFAGGLHFTFWGIKDGIPSGFLGALVLGLVAGYLTRFLNQKIKLSKNLQAMKPMFLLPGISVLVIFILNFYVVDPVFGGLNGWLSNVIASFDTGSTIMLTAVIAACTAFDLGGPVNKAAGAIAIGLAADSIFPLTGRVLAIVIPPIGLGLATVLDKFVVKRRVFDENLRVVGNTSILLGFIAVSEGAIPFMLKNPLITIPINILGAILGSCTAVALGAVQWNPLPAIWGWPLVENLWAYILGLLVGVLFIALANIFIRFYIIKREEKRNA, via the coding sequence ATGGATTTAAAAAAAATGACAAATGAAAAACTTATTCTTTTAAATCAAACATGTGGAAATAAAGAAGAAGTTATTAAAAAATTAATTGAAAAATTATATGAAGAAAAAGTAATTACATCAAAAGAGGGATTCTTCGATGTGGTTATGGAAAGGGAAGCTCATTCTCCAACAGGATTAGAAAGGGGAGTAGCAATTCCTCATGGTAAGTCGGAAATAGTTAAGAAGGCTGCTTTTGCTGTTGCAAGATTAGAAAAGCCATTAACTGATTGGGAAAGTGTTACTGAAGATAATAATGTAGATTTAGTATTCTTATTAGCTATACCTAAGTCAGAAGAAGGATCTACTCATTTAAAATTATTAGCTGAATTATCTTCTGCTTTAATGTATGAAGATTTTACTACAAATATAAAAAATGCTAAAAATTCAAAACAATTATTAGAAGCTTTAGATTATAAGAAAGCTGATAATGAAGTAAAAGAATATAACAAGACTATTTTAGCTATAACAGCTTGTGCAGCAGGTATTGCTCATACATATATGTCTGCTGAAGCTTTAGAAAAAGCAGGTAAGGAAATGGGAGTTAGAGTTCTTGTTGAAAAGCAAGGAGCTAATGGAATTGAAGATAAGCACAAAGTAGCGGATATTAAAAATGCTGATGGAGTTATTTTTGCTTGTGACATAGCCGCTAAAAATGTAGAAAGATATAATGGCAAAAACTTTATAAAAGTTAAAGTTGCAGAACCACTAAAGGATTCTAAGGCATTAATAGAAAGAGTTTTAAATAATCCAGATGGAAAAGTTAAAGGTGATGTTCAAGAAGCATCTTCAGAGAGTGATAAGCCAAAAGGTTTATTCTCAGAAATGATGGAAGCTATAATGACAGGGATTTCATATATGATTCCAGTTATTGTTGCTGCAGGTTTGATGATGGGTATTGCAAAGCTTTGGGCAATGGGAATCGGTCAAATTGATAACTTAGGTACTTTTGCAGAAAGTACAAATCAATTACATGTATTCCTTCATTATTTAGATAAGTTTGGTGGATTAATATTTAAGTTTATTTACCCAATATTTGCTGCATACGTTGCTTATTCAATCGCTGATAGGCCAGGTATTGTACCAGGATTTATAGGTGGTGTATTTGCAGGTGGTTTACATTTCACGTTTTGGGGAATTAAAGATGGGATTCCTTCTGGTTTCTTAGGTGCATTAGTTTTAGGTTTAGTTGCAGGTTACTTAACAAGATTTTTAAATCAAAAAATTAAGTTATCAAAAAATTTACAAGCCATGAAGCCAATGTTTTTATTACCAGGTATTTCAGTTTTAGTAATATTTATTTTAAACTTTTATGTTGTTGATCCAGTATTTGGTGGGTTGAATGGATGGTTATCAAATGTGATAGCATCGTTTGATACAGGAAGTACTATAATGTTAACAGCAGTAATTGCAGCATGTACAGCATTTGACTTAGGAGGACCAGTTAATAAAGCAGCAGGTGCTATTGCAATAGGACTTGCGGCAGATTCGATTTTTCCACTAACAGGTAGGGTATTAGCAATTGTAATACCTCCAATTGGTTTAGGATTGGCTACAGTACTTGATAAGTTTGTTGTTAAGAGAAGAGTATTCGATGAAAATTTAAGAGTTGTTGGTAACACTTCAATTTTACTTGGATTTATTGCAGTAAGTGAAGGTGCGATTCCATTTATGTTAAAGAACCCATTAATAACAATTCCAATAAACATTCTTGGAGCAATATTAGGTTCTTGTACAGCTGTTGCATTAGGAGCAGTACAATGGAATCCATTACCAGCAATTTGGGGATGGCCTTTAGTTGAAAATCTTTGGGCATATATTTTAGGTCTTTTAGTTGGTGTATTATTCATAGCTTTAGCTAACATCTTTATAAGATTCTACATTATAAAAAGAGAAGAAAAGAGAAATGCTTAA
- a CDS encoding chloramphenicol acetyltransferase, whose product MNFKLIDIENWERKECFNHFMNIAKSTYSLTVNVDISKLLSLAKEKGYRFYPTFTWIVSRAINKHKEFKMGFDQNGNLGYFEEISPDYSVLNEKTKIMNSLCTSYNDNFKWFYEKMVSDMNNYKVRGTLTEPQDNFFLISCLPWLSYTSFDVTNQSERQFLFPMVTWGKYFEHDGKVLMPLTLQVHHAVADGYHCSLFYSDVQQVLENPQNYIK is encoded by the coding sequence ATGAACTTTAAGTTAATTGATATAGAAAACTGGGAACGAAAAGAGTGCTTTAATCATTTCATGAATATTGCTAAAAGTACTTATAGTTTGACTGTTAATGTAGACATTTCAAAACTTTTAAGTTTAGCTAAAGAAAAGGGATATAGGTTTTATCCAACATTTACATGGATTGTTTCAAGAGCAATAAATAAACATAAAGAATTTAAAATGGGTTTTGATCAAAATGGAAATCTGGGGTACTTTGAAGAAATTTCACCAGATTATTCTGTTCTTAATGAAAAAACAAAAATTATGAATAGTCTTTGTACGTCATATAATGATAATTTCAAATGGTTTTATGAGAAAATGGTAAGTGATATGAATAATTATAAAGTTAGGGGAACTTTGACAGAACCACAGGATAATTTCTTTTTAATCTCATGTCTACCATGGTTAAGCTATACTTCTTTTGATGTTACAAATCAAAGTGAAAGGCAATTTTTATTTCCTATGGTTACATGGGGAAAATACTTTGAACATGATGGTAAAGTGCTTATGCCTTTAACTTTACAAGTACATCATGCTGTTGCTGATGGATATCACTGTTCACTATTTTATTCTGATGTGCAACAAGTGCTTGAGAATCCACAGAATTATATTAAATAA
- a CDS encoding MurR/RpiR family transcriptional regulator gives MSTLITYFSDKLNNLTYAEKHIFYFINSDLEKAKKLSLTKMAEENNVSTTTVVRMCTNLGLSGYSELKYILKNLNTNSTPNIDNYIGTIKTSINLSLDKLSIKNINKLVDVIHKAKKVIIVSVGLSKPMGEYFSKLLMQANKSSFYIYESHIIDLLDKSTSHDDLIIFISNSGNTSTLTTVAEKLSYRNFKTAAIVNTPDSSLSKFVDIAINTHSEKNTLYGYDITPRSTLLIILDIIFAYYINKTK, from the coding sequence ATGAGCACTCTTATTACTTATTTTTCCGATAAACTTAATAATTTAACCTATGCTGAAAAACATATTTTTTACTTTATTAATTCTGATTTAGAAAAGGCTAAAAAACTTTCTCTTACAAAAATGGCTGAAGAAAATAATGTTAGTACTACAACTGTAGTTAGAATGTGCACAAACCTTGGTTTATCAGGGTACTCTGAATTAAAATATATACTAAAAAATTTGAATACTAATTCAACCCCAAATATTGATAACTATATTGGAACAATAAAGACTAGTATAAATCTCTCTTTAGATAAGCTTTCAATAAAAAATATTAATAAATTAGTAGATGTTATTCATAAGGCAAAGAAAGTAATAATTGTTTCTGTAGGCTTATCAAAACCTATGGGAGAATACTTTTCAAAGCTTTTAATGCAAGCTAATAAAAGTAGCTTTTACATTTATGAATCACATATTATAGATCTTTTGGATAAAAGTACATCACATGATGATCTAATTATTTTCATATCAAATAGTGGAAATACATCAACATTAACAACAGTTGCAGAAAAACTAAGTTACCGAAATTTTAAAACAGCGGCAATAGTTAATACCCCTGACTCATCACTTTCAAAGTTTGTGGATATTGCTATTAATACACATTCAGAAAAAAACACATTATATGGATATGATATTACTCCTCGTTCAACTCTTTTAATAATTTTAGATATTATATTTGCTTATTATATCAATAAAACTAAATAA
- a CDS encoding glycoside hydrolase family 38 C-terminal domain-containing protein: MIKKKVYVVPHSHWDREWYFSIEDSNVLLSENIPYLMDVLEGDKEFSSYTFDAQLSIVEEYLKLYPEDRERLEKLIKDKRIFVGPWYTQTDSLLVNKESIVRNLLYGTRLGDKYGNSMKIGYLPDIFGQNQYLPSILKGFGIEDSVLQRGIYTEELNGNLNFTWTSPDGEKVNANNIFLGYGPGKFLDSDDKYIEEKLFPMLEKLEGLSKDSNNILLPAGGDQVLVRKRFPDIVKELNEKQDKYEFILSDYEEFMKDTWKNKKFENEINGELIACQKSRIHNTIKSQRYDIKKGNYDVENKILYILEPLATIGKSLGLKYPTPWIDTMWKLLFDVHAHDSIGGCNSDETNKEIINRIEKVDRIASNLINIIKKQITNAVSQKLEKDNIVLIFNTKVKNSRENVKTVIFTNNNAFEVTNLNGEKVEFNLIKSEYLSGGKQVVVTAEGEKEIELPGYYRSEIVIKNMALPAIGYKTLLINEVEKMQEDILMRQASNHIENEVFKVEVEAGVISILNKATGEKSINALYFEEDEDTGDSYDFSPTEDGKVSVINEFEVLEVKRSKAIQVMELQHKKGEREIETVIELRFGEEFIRVNHKINNTIENHRVRIVLNTGINSKSSLSDEGYSLIERNNENKYINTWREEGFAEAPVPVYALENMVSLKKEDRLYTVMAKGIKEYEVLEDSKIALTLFRSVGLLGKDNLLWRPGRASGINNKVVYTKDAQMLKEMSFEYAITFGKIKSDFENKLFNNLDKYLDRYTSYQLQKLNLFEERVERFEVPLNLKNVDEEYSLFSIDNKYAIQSVLKESYEKDGFILRLFNPGEKEIKVNLTKENGKNIFLTNLYERVLEEVKEELVIKPRGYITIKMI; encoded by the coding sequence ATGATTAAAAAAAAGGTATATGTTGTACCACATTCTCATTGGGATAGAGAATGGTACTTTTCAATAGAGGATTCCAATGTATTACTTAGCGAAAATATACCATATCTTATGGATGTTTTAGAAGGAGATAAAGAATTTAGTTCCTACACTTTTGATGCACAATTATCAATAGTTGAAGAGTATTTGAAATTGTATCCAGAAGATAGGGAGAGATTAGAGAAATTAATTAAAGATAAGAGAATTTTTGTTGGACCTTGGTATACACAAACTGATTCTCTATTGGTAAATAAAGAATCTATAGTTAGAAATTTATTATATGGGACAAGATTAGGTGACAAGTATGGAAATTCTATGAAAATAGGATATTTACCAGATATATTTGGACAAAATCAATATCTTCCTTCAATTTTAAAGGGATTTGGTATAGAGGATAGTGTACTTCAAAGAGGGATTTATACAGAAGAGTTAAATGGAAACTTAAACTTTACATGGACTTCACCAGATGGAGAAAAAGTAAATGCAAATAACATTTTCTTAGGATATGGACCAGGAAAGTTTCTAGATTCTGATGATAAATATATAGAAGAAAAATTATTCCCTATGCTTGAAAAATTAGAAGGTTTAAGTAAAGACTCAAATAATATTTTACTACCAGCAGGTGGAGATCAAGTTTTAGTAAGAAAAAGATTCCCCGATATAGTAAAAGAGCTTAATGAAAAGCAAGATAAATATGAGTTTATTCTTTCAGACTATGAAGAATTTATGAAAGATACTTGGAAAAATAAAAAGTTTGAAAATGAAATTAATGGTGAGTTAATTGCTTGCCAAAAATCAAGAATACATAACACAATAAAATCTCAAAGATATGATATTAAAAAGGGTAACTATGATGTAGAAAATAAAATTCTTTACATCCTAGAACCATTAGCAACAATAGGGAAATCTTTAGGACTTAAGTATCCTACACCATGGATTGATACTATGTGGAAGCTTTTGTTTGATGTTCATGCACATGATAGTATTGGTGGATGTAATTCAGATGAAACTAATAAAGAAATAATAAATAGAATTGAAAAGGTAGATAGAATTGCTTCAAATTTAATTAATATAATTAAAAAGCAAATTACTAATGCTGTTTCTCAAAAACTTGAAAAAGATAATATAGTTTTAATCTTTAATACGAAAGTTAAAAATTCTAGGGAAAATGTAAAGACAGTAATATTCACAAATAATAATGCTTTTGAAGTTACAAACTTAAATGGAGAAAAAGTAGAGTTTAACTTAATTAAAAGTGAATATTTAAGTGGTGGAAAGCAAGTAGTTGTAACAGCAGAAGGTGAAAAAGAAATTGAACTTCCAGGTTATTATAGAAGTGAAATAGTAATTAAAAACATGGCATTACCTGCAATTGGGTATAAGACTTTATTAATTAATGAAGTGGAGAAAATGCAAGAAGATATCTTAATGAGGCAAGCTTCAAATCATATTGAAAATGAAGTGTTTAAAGTAGAGGTTGAAGCTGGAGTAATATCTATCTTAAATAAAGCAACAGGTGAAAAATCTATAAATGCATTGTATTTTGAAGAAGATGAAGATACAGGTGATTCATATGATTTCTCGCCAACTGAAGATGGGAAAGTAAGTGTGATTAATGAATTTGAAGTTTTAGAAGTGAAAAGATCTAAAGCAATTCAAGTAATGGAGCTACAACATAAAAAGGGTGAAAGAGAAATTGAAACTGTGATAGAACTTAGATTTGGTGAAGAATTTATTAGAGTAAATCACAAAATCAATAATACTATAGAAAATCATAGAGTAAGAATAGTTTTAAATACAGGGATTAATAGTAAATCATCTTTGAGTGATGAAGGCTATTCATTAATAGAAAGAAATAATGAAAATAAATACATTAATACTTGGAGAGAAGAAGGGTTTGCTGAGGCACCAGTTCCAGTTTATGCTTTAGAAAATATGGTTTCTTTAAAAAAAGAAGATAGATTATATACAGTAATGGCTAAGGGAATAAAGGAATATGAAGTGTTAGAGGATTCTAAGATTGCATTAACTTTATTTAGAAGTGTTGGTTTATTAGGAAAAGATAATCTTTTATGGAGACCAGGTAGAGCATCAGGAATTAACAATAAAGTAGTGTACACTAAAGATGCACAAATGCTTAAAGAAATGTCATTTGAATATGCCATAACATTTGGAAAAATTAAAAGTGATTTTGAAAATAAATTATTTAATAATTTAGATAAATATTTAGATAGATATACAAGCTACCAACTTCAAAAATTAAATTTATTTGAAGAGCGAGTAGAAAGATTTGAAGTTCCATTAAATCTGAAAAATGTAGATGAGGAATATTCATTATTCTCAATAGATAACAAATACGCAATTCAAAGTGTGTTAAAAGAAAGTTATGAAAAGGATGGTTTTATCTTAAGATTATTTAATCCAGGAGAAAAAGAAATCAAGGTTAATTTAACTAAAGAAAATGGAAAGAATATTTTCTTAACTAATTTGTATGAAAGAGTTTTAGAAGAAGTTAAGGAGGAATTAGTAATTAAACCAAGAGGATATATAACTATAAAGATGATTTAA